The Armigeres subalbatus isolate Guangzhou_Male unplaced genomic scaffold, GZ_Asu_2 Contig857, whole genome shotgun sequence genomic interval agttGAAATCTCAAGCCGCTTTTGAGGAAATTCACGATGCGCACCAACGTCTTTATGAACAACTACGGCTAGAGTACGACGGATATTACCAACACTCCGAAATGTTGACCACCATAAACCGCTTAAAAGGTGAAATGCTGGCGCTACAACGGAACTTTTCCCACGCGTTTATGAAACGCACCTGGTCGGAGAGCCCATGTCAATTTTCCAGCTAAGGGAAAGACAACGAAAAAACAACCATCACTCAGCTGTAAACAGCTGAGAACGAGATTGCAAATAAGCCACAAGCAATAGAATCAAATCTGTTTGCTTTTTTCTCCTAACAACGAGGACGGGTTTGTTTGCGAACGCGTTATCCCACCGGACGACCCACTGAACGGGAGATGCACAGAAGATATCACGACGTCAGAACAGAAATATTATCTGCTGTCAAAAAAACAAGCGTAGCAAAACGATCACCAGGAGCCGACGGGATCCCACGAGTTTTACCTCCGCATGTTCAACGTCATCCACCGTGAGTTGAACTTGCTTCTCAATGAAACACTCGCCGGCAATCTTCCCCATGCTTTCGTGGAAGGTATCATAGTAGGTACTGGTGATAAAGAAAGGTGGAGATAACGCTGCCCAAGCATACCGGCCCATTTCGCTGCTCAACAGAGATTATAAACTTCTCTCCCGCATATTGAAAATCAGACTAGAGTGCGTAATGGAacatacacacggtcaagcagtttgaccaacattgactccacctctcgtttattcaaacatctaacaagttttaccaacagcgtcacaaacaattaatttattcgaccaacaatatcacacacgaacgatcgAAGCGCTGACAgtccacggcatacaaaaaacaaggtagCCTCAATACGcgtgtaaacattcagtttgaatgtaaacatgtgacggtATATACAGAGATTTGGTTTTTCCCTGACCGTTGTGAAAAGATCAACGAATAAAAGATCCCTTGATTTGCAATATGAGCAGCACCACTGAAGAAGTGCTACGCAATTCATGGTACTAATCACATCATGCTAAAATTAAGATGGAAATTGCTTACAAAAATAGTTAAACAATATCGgaaatttataatttaaaaaaaaatgttttttatcaAATCAAATGAGGTTTTGCATATCTTTATTAAAATCTAAACTGCTACGGATTCCATCCTTGGTCCCGAATAAAAATGATTACGATAATGCCATGTTAATGCTATTATGTAGACTAGTGATGAACAAATTTCAACGATCATACCATATTGAAAAACTAGCGACTTAAATCTCTtagaaacaaatatttattatttaattaacatACAATAATTCAACTTTATTATTACAATATTTTCTCTAAGCTACAAATTCCTGTGCCAGCTATTACCAGCATCATGCCAGTGTAGGTctctaaaaaatataattgttaTTATTAAGTGAATAAATCAGTCATGCTCTTCATAAATACTCACTCCAACTGGCGCCCTGCTCTCCAAGCAATCGCGCCGTAATAGCCGTAAAAACGAACGTCAGCGAGTTCGCCATCGGAACAACCAGCGACAGCTCGGCACGTTGCAGCGCGAATACGTAAACCACACTGCCCAGTTGATTCAACGCCAGAGGCAACAGATACTGCCACCGTGAAACAAGAAACTTTACCTCTAGCCACAGCTGGCCACATTTGGTCGCGGATTTCAGATTGTTGTAGCCAAGACTGCCCCGCCGGATGAATGGATTGGTGGCGCCCCAAAACAGTGCAACCACAACGATCATCAACAGCGAGACAGGGTCTACGCTCAGTGGTAGACTATCGATCTT includes:
- the LOC134204720 gene encoding transmembrane protein 234 homolog, which translates into the protein MTVAESIDQPKIDSLPLSVDPVSLLMIVVVALFWGATNPFIRRGSLGYNNLKSATKCGQLWLEVKFLVSRWQYLLPLALNQLGSVVYVFALQRAELSLVVPMANSLTFVFTAITARLLGEQGASWKTYTGMMLVIAGTGICSLEKIL